In Camelina sativa cultivar DH55 chromosome 13, Cs, whole genome shotgun sequence, the genomic window ATCTGCTGTCCAAGAAGCTGTTAAAGAAGGATCTGATGAAGATAAACTAAAAGGCTTGTGGGGAGAAGCTTTCATGAAATCGTTTAAAGCCATGGATAAAGAACTGCGGTCTCATCCTAATCTGGACTGCTTCTGCAGTGGCAGCACTGGTGTAACAATTCTTAAACAGGTAGATCTAGAGATCATAGAGCTCTCTTTCGGGTTCAACCATGTTTCCTCTGATCTAGatgatttcttttgatttttcaggGCTCTAATCTCTTCATGGGAAACATTGGAGATTCCCGGGCCATCCTTGGATCAAAAGATAGTAATGATTCTATGGTGGCAACTCAACTAACAGTTGATTTGAAGCCGGACTTACCGAGTATGCTTAACACCTTTtcataatctatttttttttcttggcttGTATGCATTTATCTAATTAGGACGTTACTGTTTTGTGGGTCTGATAGGGGAAGCTGAGAGGATCAAACGGTGTAAAGGTCGAGTATTTGCGCTGGAAGACGAGCCCGAGGTGCCACGAGTCTGGCTACCTTATGATGATGCACCTGGATTGGCCATGGCTAGGGCGTTTGGTGACTTCTGTCTAAAAGAGTATGGAGTCATTTCAATACCTGAGTTCACTCACCGTGTTCTTACAGACAAAGATCAATTCGTTGTTCTTGCCTCAGACGGAGTAAGTAAACAAGTGATCTTATCTAATTTCTGAGCTTCAAGACAAAGGCTTTACTGATCTTTGAGCTTTAATGAACAGGTATGGGATGTGTTAAGCAACGAAGAAGTTGTTGACATTGTAGCTTCAGCTACAAGCCGGGCATCAGCAGCTAGGATCTTGGTGAACTCAGCTGCACGTGAATGGAAACTAAAGTATCCGACTTCAAAAATGGATGACTGTGCAGTGGTGTGTTTGTTTCTGGATGGTAAGATGGATTCTGAGTCGGATTATGATGAACAGGGCTTCTCCTCTGCCACTAATGCTGTAGAATCAGATGATGGCCAAAGATCAGAACCATGTCTCCAAAGAAACTTCACAGTTAGATCATCATCAGATCAAGAAAATGAGACTAACGGTAATGTGAATACAGAGACTGATGCAGAGGATGAGAAGACGGTAGGTGATCAAAACTGGTTGGGTCTAGAAGGTGTCACACGCGTGAACTCACTTGTCCAGCTTCCCAGATTCTCTGAAGAGAAGTCGAAGACTTGATATTAGTTTTTAAGGTTACTAGATTTTAAGCCGCGGTACaatgattttacaaaaaaaaaaaaaaaaaggtttaaaaattgtatttgtttgttaattttgtttagtgtttaagattgtatttCTTATAGTTATAAAAGTAGAAATTTTTActgctttttagatttaacccatgaaaaaattattcttacattattatatttttaaatttttagtgtttttaaatttaatcggTAAGTTTAAAGTTATTTCGATTTAACTCGTGAAAAAATTATATCCATAAAAGTTATTTTGCagtataccgcatattaatttatattataaatactctaatttattagatttaactcgtgaaataattatttttgcattttttattagcatattaataaccattaaagttttaattgttcatatgaaacaatatagttattactgaatattagagtttttaaaagaagaaaatattgtatagatatttttggcatatgttattaagtgtaataaatttcttaatatataaattgttttaggaaattataaaccaaatttgtagagacattttaggaatttaattgatTCTATTTGTATGTGCAATTTTTTaaggattaaatttgtaaataagtataattaCTTAAAGGACACCAAATATACTTCAGTTTATAAAAACACCACggataattatttagttttatttattaaaatttgagaaatctaAGGAATCAACCCCTAAGTACCTCAAATCAAGTAATGTAGATGACTAAATCTACATTTTAcattcaaaatatgtaaaacaaaaatttatattgaaaGTCTATgcaaacaaaatctctaaagatagttttggtgattttatgagattaaaactttaatatgtagagctgtttttggaaaaatcggaatgtatagatattgttaagattttatggcaataaatataacaaatattggtcgatttaagaaagtttagtatttctctacaatgttatttatggaattttttaaagggttaatattataaataaaaatttaaattagcaaaacttaaaggacataacccaaaatgtacttcaaaaatgttaatatagatttctGGTATGTGATCTTGAAAAAATTGTTATGCTTGAGCATTGTGCGCAGCttgatctgtttctttttttgctgGTGTTTTGAGTTTGGTGTATCTGTATTTCACAATAGATTTGCCTCATCGATTCTATCTTAGAATCCATGAATCAAATGTATATACATGTATTAGGTATctcttcaaaaaagaaaagaatatatgtGCTTGGTGTTCTTCATCCACTTCCTGCTACAGTCTATAGAAATCGGAATCTACATGCTGATGTCGCCTAGTCCTGTCAAGTATTTGCAGGTACAAATTAGCTTAGAAGAACACTCTGACCAAACATTTAAACGCTCAAGTCTATTTTTGAAGAGGGGGGTCTCAGAGAAAAGGAACAGTTGACAAACCTCACTCGAGTTAGAGTTTGTTTTCTGTAATGCTGGCGCCTCTGCCTTCTCATTTGAGTAACTTCAAGAattcaaaatgaaaaccaaGAAACTAATATTAGCAACATAAAACTTCTCTTCATGATAGCCGACAAGCTGATATGCCCAACATGTTCAAATAAATTGGATTACAAAGattaaagatgaagaagactcacGTCGACAATATAGTGACCCATATGAGTTCAATACAATCCACCCAAAGAAGCCTTTGGTCTACAGGAATTACACCGTATGTAACCAAGTGAGCCAATGGCCAGAGTTTCCAGCCTGCCTGCACAACCAAAATCATgacaaaacatttaaaaagaCGAACTTTAAAGCTTTCATAAGATTATAAAGACAAAGGCAAGACTGATAATTACAGTGATCATTGGCCAAAATGTGGTCTTGATTTCGCTGAAAATGTCAGCTGGAGATTGGAAACGCAAGAGCCCTNATTAGCTTAGAAGAACACTCTGACCAAACATTTAAACGCTCAAGTCTATTTTTGAAGAGGGGGGTCTCAGAGAAAAGGAACAGTTGACAAACCTCACTCGAGTTAGAGTTTGTTTTCTGTAATGCTGGCGCCTCTGCCTTCTCATTTGAGTAACTTCAAGAattcaaaatgaaaaccaaGAAACTAATATTAGCAACATAAAACTTCTCTTCATGATAGCCGACAAGCTGATATGCCCAACATGTTCAAATAAATTGGATTACAAAGattaaagatgaagaagactcacGTCGACAATATAGTGACCCATATGAGTTCAATACAATCCACCCAAAGAAGCCTTTGGTCTACAGGAATTACACCGTATGTAACCAAGTGAGCCAATGGCCAGAGTTTCCAGCCTGCCTGCACAACCAAAATCATgacaaaacatttaaaaagaCGAACTTTAAAGCTTTCATAAGATTATAAAGACAAAGGCAAGACTGATAATTACAGTGATCATTGGCCAAAATGTGGTCTTGATTTCGCTGAAAATGTCAGCTGGAGATTGGAAACGCAAGAGCCCTAAAACTGTAAAGTAGATACTATTCCAAATTGCAGACCACACGGTTTGATCAAAGGCGATTTTTGCGGGGACTACCCACCATTCttgaaaaggaaagagagcCTTGAAATAAACAAGGATTTGGTCTTCAGCGTATTGTATCAACAACATGTTACTACAACATATCTTGACAAAACAAAGAATGATATTTACCTCACAGAATTGGTAGTAATAATGAGAGAGTGAACCATGGAGAGTGAATCCAACAAGACCTGATCTAACTACGCGAGATCGATCAAACTCAAATAGCGGTTTTCCTTCATAGCACtgcataaataaattttacaacCAAAATGGTCAGAGAGAACTCAAATTTAGAAGCTTTCTAAAGGGGTTTGAGTTTGTTTACTTGTGCAATCCAATCTCCAAGAGAATACACAATTCCACTAATGGCCATTTTCGCCAGAACAGGGtttgttttgagaatttgttcaTATGCAACCCAATTGTGTTCAGGTGCATACCTGAGTATCTCGTAGAGAGTCCAACCCTAAGTAGAACAGTAACAATCTATTACATCAAATTTTGGTATAATCTTATAAAGGAGCAAGCTTTGCAGAAACCtaagaatcaatcaatcaaaacaaaacctaaagctTACTTGCCAATAGTCATGATCGATGGATAAAAGCTTTGTAACCGCAACAGTACCAGCGGCGAGAACTATGGCTGCGTTGATTCCTCGACTCATCAACCGATCGTTATCTctatcttctccatctccttcatcttcttttcgTTCTTCTTTTGGCTTAAAATTAACACTTTTCAAATCGATTGCTTCTCTGTCTTCAATGATGGAGCCAACAACGATCAAACTCCTCTTCTTTGATGCAATCAATCGTCTCTGATTCTTAAAAGGGCTGAGTCTAGGTAACTGATCGGCGATTCTAATCCGTGAAGGAAGCTTCCCTGAGACAACGATGATGGTGGTAGGACAACAAGACAGAGCTGCCATGGAGCTTGTGTACttcttctcaaatctcaaaggaagatccttttttcctttctcttctcgTTGGTTCTCTCCACCGCCAAAGGTTAAGTCTTTAgacttcaccaaaaaaaaaaaaagcagactTTTGTGACCAAACGGTAGGAAACTGAGCCAAACCGAGTTTCGGTTTAATGTTGATCGATAaccgaagaaaaaaaatcgaattacATAAAAACCGGATTGCACTTTTGAAGCCGAAATAAAAGGTCCTACCGAGACTTGAACTCGGGTTACTGGATTCAGAGTCCAATGTCCTGACCACTAGACCATAGGACCAGTTGCTATGTGCCCTACCATTTCCATTTAAGACCAGGGCATGTTCAAGGACTATAGTTGAGTATACCATCGTTGTCTCCACCGCTTCGGCAGTCTCTGTTGAAAGATTCCGATCAAAAGAAATTTATGAATACGAGCTTGAGTACTACTACATCTCCTTGGTTAACGATGTTGATAGTATTAGGTTTTggtgaaattaaaaaaaaaaaatttggggcTTTCCTGGTTCTTTTGGCCAATTCcgttgattttagggttttggaaagCTTGGGATCGTAGAGGATGAGAGTTTAGGTGTATGATGAGAGAATATGGGATCCAACCCAATTCCCAGGTTAGCTTTGATTTCTCATTGATTCGACAAAGCATGTAATTGAGATTATGGAGGAGGCAATATGATTCGTTAAGTTTATGTGGTTTTTGGGGCAATATGATTCGTTAAGGAGGCCATGCCAAATGTAGGCCTTATACACCACGTTCATAGATGCATCCACAAGGGGACAACTTAGATTTTTCTGTGTGTTGCATCCAAAGATGTACTGTGTACCCAAAAAATCCGCGTTCACCAACCACGGATAACCAGTTCTCGTCTGGTTAGGTAAGCGCTTCTTGAAACAATTTGAATGTTTCTCAGAGGCTGGTCATGTCAGTACTACCCACGTTTTTTGTATGGTGTCTTGGAGATAAGATGAACTGGTGACAATTCTGTTTTTTGGCTTATATTGAGATTAACGTGCAGCCAGTCCTTTGCTTTACGGTTCTTGATAAGATATTTAAGGATTTAATTACCCATCAAGAAGATAATGAGGCAGAAAAAGGCTAAAGAGATTCATTTGACTAGCAAACCATGATCGTCATTTTGTGTATATACGAattgggagagagagaaagaaagggaaGGGACTTTAAAAGTTAGATCCGTTGAAAGTAGTGGTAGGCCTGTGAAGGTTGAGGTTGAGGGAAGAGCCAGcctgcccaaaaaaaaatatatatcttgtgCAACATGTGATGAGTAGTAGCTTGGTCCTACATGCTTATCCAGATATATGCTGAGAAACAAACATCAAAGGGTTGGCCACATTTTAGGAAGAACTAAAATTTCTATTGCTAGATTGTTCAAATAGGTGATTATGAGCTCTGTTCATTTAATATTTGCCATATATATTGCTATATGCACTGAATTATTACAGGGAAAGGGAAAGCAGTTGAAAGAGATCTAACATGATGTagaggttttgatttttaggaGGCAGAGAGGCTTATCATGGGACCACAGTGGATGATATTGCAAAATACATTGTGGTTAAGGTTTGTCTCTGGAGCACATGTTGCGACTGGGATACTCTTATGTGAGAACGCATTAATATCTGTAATAAGTGAAGGATAGAACTTGTGGACGGTAATTCCCGTGACATTTATGTAGGTATCTGTGATGGTTTTTTCCTATTGAAAAGACAAATAAGGAGACCCCAAAAAAGTGAGAACAACAATacacagaaaagaaaatatcatcaCTTTTTTTCGTTGAAGACAAATAGTGTGGTCAATGACCACTACCCCCCAATATGTTGGGTTAGGAGTTCTACTCATTCTGCATCGCTGAGATACAGAAGTTTTGTCTTTGATGGAAACTGTAGAAGCTGGTCATGATGATGTTATTGGTTGGTTCGAGCATGTATCGGAGAATGCCTGCAAGGTTCAAAGCGAGACTCTGCGCCGGATTCTTGAGCTCAACTCCGGAGTGGAGTATCTGACGAAATGGCTTGGAACTGTTGATATAGAAAAGATGGACGATTATACCTTGGAAAATCATTTTACTTCCTTGGTCCCTATTGTCTCACATGCTGATTTAGATCCTTATATTCAAAGAATAGCAGAtggagagacttctccattgcttACACGAGAANGCCATAGCGCGCAAACTACTCTTCAGATTTTCCGATTATCAGCGGCTTACAGATCAaggtttgttttcatttcttgtcttttcttttccaataaAAACTTCTTCATTTGCTCATAACTTTACTATGCTTCTTTTTCGTAAAGGTTTTATCCAATAAGGGAAGGAGGGAGGATTCTTGAGTTCATATACGCGGGGAAGGAATTTAAGACGCAAGGAGGGTTGACAGTAGGAACGGCCACAGCACATTACTACGCGAGTGAAGAGTTTAAAACTAAGCAGGAGACAACAAAGTCCTTCACTTGTAGCCCACAAGAGGTCATCTCGGGAGGTGATTTTGGGCAGTGCACGTATTGTCATCTCCTACTTGGTCTCCATTACTCCAGCCATGTAGAGTTTGTCGCCTCTGCTTTTTCATACACCATTGTCCAAGCTTTCTCCTTTTTCGAAGACATCTGGAGAGAGATTTGTGCTGACATCAAGGAAGGCAATCTCAACTCAAGAATCACTCTGCCCAAGATGAGGAAAACTGTATTGGCTCTGATCAGACCAAACCCGTCTCTAGCTTCCCATATCGAGGAGANNNNNNNNNNNNNNNNNNNNNNNNNNNNNNNNNNNNNNNNNNNNNNNNNNNNNNNNNNNNNNNNNNNNNNNNNNNNNNNNNNNNNNNNNNNNNNNNNNNNNNNNNNNNNNNNNNNNNNNNNNNNNNNNNNNNNNNNNNNNNNNNNNNNNNNNNNNNNNNNNNNNNNNNNNNNNNNNNNNNNNNNNNNNNNNNNNNNNNNNNNNNNNNNNNNNNNNNNNNNNNNNNNNNNNNNNNNNNNNNNNNNNNNNNNNNNNNNNNNNNNNNNNNNNNNNNNNNNNNNNNNNNNNNNNNNNNNNNNNNNNNNNNNNNNNNNNNNNNNNNNNNNNNNNNNNNNNNNNNNNNNNNNNNNNNNNNNNNNNNNNNNNNNNNNNNNNNNNNNNNNNNNNNNNNNNNNNNNNNNNNNNNNNNNNNNNNNNNNNNNNNNNNNNNNNNNNNNNN contains:
- the LOC104737421 gene encoding probable protein phosphatase 2C 52, which codes for MGGCVSTSSKSTCSSWSNGEKPVRRPYLGIGCCVSKRAKRTFSDHIVSLQNLSSIPNRITSSSKSRSSCIFTQQGRKGINQDAMIVWEDFMSEDVTFCGVFDGHGPYGHLVARKVRDTLPVKLQSFFHRLQSKQNGSKGTRFRRNSSKSAVQEAVKEGSDEDKLKGLWGEAFMKSFKAMDKELRSHPNLDCFCSGSTGVTILKQGSNLFMGNIGDSRAILGSKDSNDSMVATQLTVDLKPDLPREAERIKRCKGRVFALEDEPEVPRVWLPYDDAPGLAMARAFGDFCLKEYGVISIPEFTHRVLTDKDQFVVLASDGVWDVLSNEEVVDIVASATSRASAARILVNSAAREWKLKYPTSKMDDCAVVCLFLDGKMDSESDYDEQGFSSATNAVESDDGQRSEPCLQRNFTVRSSSDQENETNGNVNTETDAEDEKTVGDQNWLGLEGVTRVNSLVQLPRFSEEKSKT
- the LOC104737422 gene encoding protein SYM1-like codes for the protein MAALSCCPTTIIVVSGKLPSRIRIADQLPRLSPFKNQRRLIASKKRSLIVVGSIIEDREAIDLKSVNFKPKEERKEDEGDGEDRDNDRLMSRGINAAIVLAAGTVAVTKLLSIDHDYWQGWTLYEILRYAPEHNWVAYEQILKTNPVLAKMAISGIVYSLGDWIAQCYEGKPLFEFDRSRVVRSGLVGFTLHGSLSHYYYQFCEALFPFQEWWVVPAKIAFDQTVWSAIWNSIYFTVLGLLRFQSPADIFSEIKTTFWPMITAGWKLWPLAHLVTYGVIPVDQRLLWVDCIELIWVTILSTYSNEKAEAPALQKTNSNSSED